In Streptomyces sp. NBC_00091, the following proteins share a genomic window:
- the tadA gene encoding tRNA adenosine(34) deaminase TadA — MRLALQEAALAVPAGDVPVGAVVLGPGGDLLATGHNEREAVGDPTAHAEVLALRRAAARLGEWRLTGCTLVVTLEPCVMCAGALVQSRVARVVYGAGDEKAGAAGSLWDLVRDRRLNHRPEVIRGVLEQECARQLTDFFRDR; from the coding sequence ATGCGCCTGGCGCTCCAGGAGGCCGCCCTGGCGGTACCGGCCGGCGACGTGCCGGTCGGTGCCGTCGTGCTCGGCCCGGGCGGGGACCTCCTCGCCACCGGGCACAACGAACGGGAGGCCGTCGGTGATCCCACGGCGCACGCCGAGGTGCTGGCGCTGCGCCGGGCGGCCGCCCGGCTCGGGGAGTGGCGGCTGACGGGGTGCACGCTGGTGGTGACCCTGGAGCCGTGCGTGATGTGCGCGGGCGCGCTCGTACAGTCCCGCGTGGCCCGGGTCGTCTACGGCGCGGGGGACGAGAAGGCGGGCGCGGCGGGGTCGCTGTGGGACCTCGTACGCGACCGCAGGCTCAACCACCGGCCCGAGGTGATCCGCGGGGTGCTGGAGCAGGAGTGCGCCCGGCAGCTGACCGACTTCTTCCGGGACCGGTGA